Part of the Anomaloglossus baeobatrachus isolate aAnoBae1 chromosome 1, aAnoBae1.hap1, whole genome shotgun sequence genome, ctccattacccctccccccacacacaatacaaccctcatcaccccctacacacacaaattacactgctccatccctacacactcctgcctcccccccctccctcggaatacagtgctcctcctctgcctgtcacagagctgtgttccttcacaaatgttccccgttgtgtcctcagcccctcctcactcatccccattaattacacctgtctcttcagctccttcatggagcgctcgcttcctcatgtccccagtgtggcgccggcagcactgtgatgacgtcagcaaggtgctgatctcatcacgttgctgcacgtcgggggcggggcccagtcccggcgcgctgttcaaatgtatttacgtctgaaagacgcaaatacatttgaataggaacggaaacaggaagctgcggtcatcggctctgctgcgctcctctgcagtgtacatgccggcacacagcagacccggcacacagcagagccggcacacagcgcgctgcctcctgctcctgctagtgtgcctggcatgtaaggagcgcagcggggacagcagacagcggcccaccacaccgtgcccctgcttctaggtacggccgcagcacatagcagagagcattagcacacctctgaccccggaagttcaagcggccgctggtacttccgaggtcaatcagcgtcctgtgcccgcagtttgtttttgcgtcttaaagacgcagatgcaaataaatagcggtgccccccccctccgaaaacacagctgatttattagactgtctttacggagggggagagggtgtgaaaaaaaaaatactgacaggtgcctagtgccaagtatggtgggggcccccttagaagctcttttggtgggggcccctgggctccagccccgcctgccccgcctataatccggccctgaccaTCATCCCAGGAGCTGAGACTGTCGTGGCGCCATCTTTCATGTCCTGCTCAGCGCCTTTAGAAGACTTTCCCCTCCTCATTTCTTTACACTCTCTCAACTGTCTtcatctcctgtacagtaattactccACCCCCTCCCCCaagccagtcccaggtcactatctacacgatcttctcctgtacagtaattacctcccccagtcccaggtcactatctacactatcttctcctgtacagtaattgccTCCCCCAGGCCCAGGTTaccatctacactatcttctcctgtacagtaattacctcctccagtcccaggtcactatctacactatcttctcctgtacagtaattaccttccTCTGGTGCCAGGTCGCTATCTACAgggtcttctcctgtacagtaattaccaccTCCGGTGCCAAGTCACTATCTACActgtcttctcctgtacagtaatgacCTCCCTCTGGTGCCAGGtcgctatctacactatcttctcctgtacagtaatgacCTTCCTCTGgtgccaggtcactatctacactgtcttctcctgtacagtaattgcctcccccaggcccaggtcactatctacactatcttctcctgtacagtaattacctcctccagtcccaggtcactatctacactatcttctcctgtacagtaattacctcccccagtcccaggtcactatctacactatcttctcctgtacagtaattacctcctccagtcccaggtcactatctacactatcttctcctgtacagtaattacctcccccaggcccaggtcactatctacactatcttctcctgtacagtaattacctcctccagtcccaggtcactatctacactatcttctcctgtacagtaatgacctcccccagtcccaggtcactatctacactatcttctcctgtacagtaattacctcccccagtcccaggtcactatctacactatcttctcctgtacagtaattacctcccccaggcccaggtcactatctacactatcttctcctgtacagtaattacctcctccagtcccaggtcactatctacactatcttctcctgtacagtaattacctcctctggtgccaggtcactatctacactatcttctcctgtacagtaattacctcccccaggcccaggtcactatctacactatcttctcctgtacagtaattacctctccCAGGCCCAGGTTaccatctacactatcttctcctgtacagtaattgccTCCCCCAGACCCAGGTCGCTATCTAAAgggtcttctcctgtacagtaattgccTCCTCcaggcccaggtcactatctacactatcttctcctgtacagtaattacctcctccggtgccaggtcactatctacactatcttctcctgtacagtaatgacCTCCCTCTGGTGCCAGGtcgctatctacactatcttctcctgtacagtaatgaccttccccagtcccaggtcactatctacactgtcttctcctgtacagtaatgacCTCCCTCTGGTGCCAGGtcgctatctacactatcttctcctgtacagtaatgacCTCCCTCTGGTGCCAGGTCGCTATCTACActgtcttctcctgtacagtaatgacCTTCCTCTGgtgccaggtcactatctacactgtcttctcctgtacagtaatgacCTCCCTCTGGTGCCAGGtcgctatctacactatcttctcctgtacagtaatgacCTTCCTCTGgtgccaggtcactatctacactatcttctcctgaacAGAAATTACCTCCCCCagacccaggtcactatctacactatcttctcctgtacagtaattgccTCCCCCagacccaggtcactatctacactatcttctcctgaacAGAAATTACCTCTCCCAGGCCCAGgttactatctacactatcttctcctgtacagtaattgccTCCCCCagacccaggtcactatctacactatcttctcctgtacagtaatgacCTTCCTCTGgtgccaggtcactatctacactgtcttctcctgtacagtaatgacCTCCCTCTGgtgccaggtcactatctacactgtcttctcctgtacagtaatgacCTCCCTCTGGTGCCAGGtcgctatctacactatcttctcctgtacagtaattacctcctccggTTCTAAGTCCCTATCTACACTCTCTTCTCCTCCTGGACAATCTGTCACATTCGCTATAGAAGATGATTTATATACAGTTGCTTTTAGTTGGAAAATAATCTGCAATGTCTGCAAAGCTTATTGTATCTAAATATTGACTCCACCTAGCCGTCATGATCTCACATCAGAGTTCCCATGATGCAATGCTGTCTTGTTCATATAACTACTGACATCCATGTACTATAGTTACCAATGTGCTGGGGGGACAGACACCGCTGGGCTGCTGGGAGCGGCTGAGGATCTGGTACAGATAGTCTTAACTATAGTGGGGGCCTTCAGTACATTAATGTACAGGACAGATAATGTAAGATCTCTAGAGATCCGGCCACTGGGACCACCCCCGAACCACAGGGTTGCCTATGTTTGCCCCTAGGGTGGCTGGGAGGAACCACTGGCCAGCCAGTCTTTGCCCCTAGGGTGGCTGGGAGGAATTGCAGGGAGGCCTATCTTTGCCCCTAGGGTGGCTGGGAGGAACCACTGGCCAGCCAGTCTTTTCCCCCAGGGTGGCTGGGAGGAACCACTGGCCAGCCAGTCTTTTCCCCCAGGGTGGCTGGGAGGAACCACTGGCCAGCTAGTCTTTGCCCCCAGGGTGGCCAGGTGAAACTGCAGGGCGGCCTGTCTTTATCGACATGGTGGTCTGATGTAACCACAgggtgtctttttttttctttttttccttaggAGCTCTCCAGAACATTCATCACTCCTGACAACCTGGTGGAGCGTATCGAGGCTGCACTGAACAATCCGAAATCTTACAACTTTTGCTTGGACCGAGACGGGCGTATCATGCGGCAGGGCACAGGCCGGGCCTAGGAGTGAgcttctctgatgcaggaagtatcCCGAGCGAAGGAGCTTCTCTGAAATCTAAGGACTCAAGAAACAAGTCTGACACCGACCTCTTCTCCTTGGACTCTCCTGGTGTCACAGGGTGACAGCCTGCCTAACACCTCTGACCCTTCATAATCTGCACTTTTCAGAGGTTAGGACTAAGGACCAGAAGCCCTCAGGCTAGCCTGGTGTGACTGTGGGCCATTGAGTACCCCGAGCTGCCATACATCTGTAATATGAATAAATGTCTATGACAGGCTGGTGGAGTCATTACTGTGACGTCAGTGTATAGGGTCGTGCCATATACCTGCCCACACTGTCCCCTGTAGGCGGTGATGTATGAGGATCTGGTGGAGTCATtactgtgtcatcagtgtatgtgGTCGCCCCATATGCCTGGCCACACTGTCCCCTGGAGGCAGTGATGTATGAGGAGCTGGAGGAGTTATTACTGTGATGTCAGTGTATGGGGTCGCCCCATATGCCTGGCCACACTGTCCCCTGGAGGTGGTGATGTATGAGGAGCTGGTGGAGTcattactgtgacatcagtgtattGGGTCGCCCCATATGCCTGCCCACACTGTCCCCTGGAGGTGGTGATGTATGAGGAGCTGGAGGAGTCATTACTGTGACATTAGTGTATTGGGtcgctgtaaaaacattaaaattaagacatctagttatcaaacactttataatagggcatattatatatgttcacagttctgtctatattggagggcatagcttattgataacagttcttataaggaataaatattaaggtatctgtattgaatagaaataaatgctgacatagtgtgtgtgtgtgtgtgtgtgtgtgtgtgtatatatgtatgatatatatataatatatataatctcaTACTGAGCAGAGGATTACAtcatgtgtaactgtgttcagcgttttaccctatatggtttggacagctgaCATATATAAACACGGTGGGAGGGGAGCTGCTCACTCTCGCACATGTCAGGCTATTGAGAGCCTGTTTCTTTGATCCCTCCATCCAGCCCACATATGCTGGATAGGTCTCCAGCATGATTCCATTCAAGaaccaaggaaagatggatgaagatttctattgatcagtatggactaattattaactctttatgtaagctaacgaagaatactatttttcctttttgtaactgaactttggcaaccaatttattagatataaaatacatctattcatttttctacatattttgaagttttgtcttttatgcgcttatcacgtatttgaagaaaaatatatttaagggtatatttttaacattttggcgggcCAGCTATTcgtggttttttgttttgtttttttttttaatttttgtacttATTCCTTCACTTTGCACAACGGGGGACAGAAGTAATGAATACCTCTTGCAAAGTGTCAAGAAGCGaccatttataaaaatcacgcgggACCTAGAAAATACGGATAAGTCAAGTCGCATgtatgtttttttaaatgaactttaaagagtttGCAAACAACAGAAGATTGTCCTTTGACGTGTCTTTGGAGgagaaagaataagtcagtccataagaagtgctACAAGTGCTGATTATAAGTCAAGGTAAGACAATGAATTGTAATTCTTTTTCTGAACAAAGTAAGCATTTCGAGAAGTCTAGGGAATTTATGGTTAGACTTGTATGCTGAGTGTGAAATGGCAAATTCACGAGTAAATTCTAAGGTATTTTTTAACATCGAGAAAGAGAAGCTTAGAAATTTATTGCATCTAGTTCAGGAATTCCATAAGTCAGTGTTAGAGAAATTCAAAGACTGCTTAcaacctgaaatgtcagtaagtgatattgtgaattctgactgtaatgttgctaaTGCAGATGGCCGCAGACATGTGCTGTCTATTGAAGGTGACTTTCAGGACACCGGAAAAGAAgcatagagaagccagaagggggaggagccagagtaggaGACGTGCAAAAAGTTGTCAGAAAAGGACATGTGCAGAGAGGAAAAAATGGcggagatcagtttctaaaaatagaacaggttaAATTAGGAATTAAACTTCGAAAAAATCTTTTGgatttatgcaaattaattcctgtTTATAATCCCAAAATACATgtgtgcagaaattcagaaatatttgaaagttttgTTGAAAAGCTaattttaaccaatagtgagaagactcagaTATTCCATATGTGGATACCCCAACATTTTTTCAGACagctggcattaaaaaagtcttctgacaatgagacctttgattgttcaaatgatgatgacatcacaaggctgagaaatctcatCTGTGAAAGGAATGAAGCgagtccaaattatgagatgttgtctttttatgtccgtttttgaacgtttatataggacggttattccaaatgtcagaccGAATGCAATGGTACATTTGttcgtcaagaaatttaatttccttgatgataCAACCTGTACTATGGCATGAAAGAAAGTCCCTATTCTAatgtcgtggctattggactttgctatagtcccactagtgcaaagacatttgcagagcgcatctgcctgcgttgcacactccaactc contains:
- the MRPS26 gene encoding small ribosomal subunit protein mS26, whose translation is MEEQAYKVLRREAAKVQNQAELEEQQQRELEIERLQELSRTFITPDNLVERIEAALNNPKSYNFCLDRDGRIMRQGTGRA